The genomic DNA CTGCCCTACTATCGCAGCGATATTACAGATGCTTTCACCTATCGAACAGTGGCCAGTACAGTCCATATGTATTGCGCCAAGTATGTCCCATTCCTCCCCTATCCATTCCAAGAGTCGGGCGCACTGATCAGTATAGCATCCTTCCGGCTATTGCATTCACGCTTGACATGTATCGCAGAACAGGCCAATTCTTTggaatcaatgaagcgctcTTTTCGTCAGCCATGGCAGCCCTTATATTTAGCGTTTTTGGAGCGCAGCCACTGAATATTGTCGGGATCACCGGTTTAATCTCGCTATTCAACTATACGATCTTCAATATCGTAACGCGGTACGAACCTGTGATCTATGCAAACTTCATGTGCTGGACGGCTATTTGGGCGGCAATTTTTCATTGGATTGTGGCTGTGTGTAATCTATGTGATTATATGCGCTATGTCACGGATTTTTCATCCGAGTCATTTGGAATGTATATTGGAATCGTCTATCTATGTGAGCACCCAAAGCCATACCCCATTCAAGAATGAGCGTCTGATGTCCACTAGCCAAAGGGGTGGGAGAACTAGTGCATGAGTTTAGCAAAGTAGGACTTGCAGCCGGATTCATGAGCTGCATGATCGCGATCCTTTACTTCTTAACTGTCTACGCTCTTGAACTATTGGCAACAAGCACCGTTTTTCGGCCGACCATTCGCGCCCTACTGACAGACTATGCATATGTTTTTGCTACTATGTTCTGGGTAGGCTTCTCGCACATCCCGGGTAATCTCAAAGCCGCGGATATCTCCAGAGTGCCCATTTCACGGGCGTTCTATCCCACCCAACCGCGTGGTTGGCTGATTCACTTCTGGGAACTTGATGTGAAGTGGGTATTTGCGGCGATGCCGTTTGGATCCCTAGTTATGCTTCTTTTCTACTACGACCATGTACGTCTTCGCACACTGACCGTAATACTTATGCTAATACTGGCGCCCACAGAACATCAGCAGTCTTACAGCCCAAGCCCGCCGATTTCCCCTCAAAAAGCCCACCGGCTTCCACTGggacttcttcctcctcggcaTCACCACCTTCCTCGCCGGTATAACCGGCGTCCCCATGCCCAACGGCCAAGTCCCCGTGCATACGAACTCCCTCGTAAACTTCCGAACGGAGCTCGACATCGTCTCGATGGCTGAGGGCGAACGCGAGGGCGAACGCGAGGGCGCGGAAATCCGTCGGCACATCATGAAACCCGTTAGTGTCGTTGAACAGCGCGTTTCACACTTTTTTATGGGGCTAGGAATTATCGGGACCATGACGGGGCCATTACTTATTGTGCTGCATACTATGCCTGCGGCGGTGTTTGCAGGGGTTTTCTTCACAGTGGGGTGGGGGTCTATTGGAGGGAATGGGATTCTTAAGAAGTCCGTGTTTCTCTTACTGGATCATCGATTTGTGGCAAGGCATGAGCCGTTACTTAAGGTCCGGCAGAGGAAAATTATACTCTGGATTGCGTGTCAGCTGTTTGGAGTCACGGCGAGTCTGGCTATTTCGTTTACCATCGCGGCAATTGGGTTTCCTGTTGTTATCATTGCGTTGGTTCCCTGGCGAGTGTGGATTCTTCCTAAGTGGTTCAGTCAGGAGGAACTTCAGGTTCTTGACTGTCTGACGGCGAATAACGCCGCCGTGCTGGAGAGTATGGGTGGCCCGCCTAGCTTCCCTGGTGAGCGTCCGACTCGGCCGGAGGACATGGATactgagcagcagcagaagaggGCGGATGGGCAACAGCGATTTGGGACTTATCATCGGTGACAACGTCTACCTATCTTCCCTATATGCACTATTTCGGAGGGAGGATCTTCCCCCGACACTCGCCAAAGCCGAATTTCACGCCTGTTCTAGAATTCACGCACCATCCTCCCATCACTACCTCGTCCCAGTCTTGCAGGAACTGGATTCCGTCGGTCTTGAGCTCGTATAACTCGTTTTCTGGAACTTTTCGCTCGATCAAACAGGCAATTCCGTCTTTTTCGCCTTTGAAGTTTGTTCGCTGATTCGCGTCAGTATAATGCATAGTCTGATAAAACAATACAGGTTAGACTTACATCGCTTGTGATAGTCCCTGTCCCAAAGATATCACCCGTGGTCAGCCCTTCACCCGCACTGGCCAAATGCGTCAATTGCTGATAGGGCGTCCAGTATAACTCATTCAGGTTAGTCGAGGTAACACTATAGGATTTTCCATTCCCTGTGTACATCCAGTCAGCTTCACAAACAACCAAGACATCAgggtcaaaaaaaaaaaaaaaaaaggcgtaCGCAAAATCCTCGCCTCCAGCCTAACATCAAACGTCGCCTCCCCCACCTCCCCCTTCCACTCCAAATGCGGCAACGGCCCTGGCTCCTGCCTCACCTTAACCGGACAAGCCACCTGATCCAATGCCTCACACGTCACAATCCACGGCGAAATACTCGTCCCAGACCCCTTACTATGAAACGGCCCTAACGGCGCCATCTCAAACCCCTGGATATCCCTCGCAGACCAATCATTCAACACCACAAACCCGAAGATATGCTCCCGCGCGTTGCGGATGTCAAGTACCTCGCCGGAAGGCAGGGGCTTCGAGATGAAGACGCCCATTTCGAGTTCGAAGTCGAGGGCTTGTGTTGGGGCGTAGGTTGGCGGGGAACTGGGGGATGGTTGGATTACACCGCGGGGGCGATGGATAGGGGTGTTTGTGATTTTCAGGCTGGAGGTGCGGCCGTTATAGACCGGGGGAATCGAGAAGAAGCTTGGGGTTATGGGGGCGTTCATTACTTTGGCGCACTGTGGTGGACTGGTTAGTGGGTGCGTTCAAGGGGTGGAGACGGGGGAGAGACGTACGTTTTTCACATGTTCTAATGAGCAAAAGAAGTCCGAAAAGTTGGATGTGTCCATGGGATAGTGGTATGTCACAGTGTCGAGCGGGATATAATAACTCGGCGGAAGACCACCGTGGAAATATCTGATGAGGGAGGTTCGAACCTTGAGATGAATCTCTTTTGGCATCGCTGCGAATGCGTTGAGATTGGGCTGTTTCACTGCATATCAGCAATCCGTCACCAGCTCTACAAATCATTGAACTGAACACATACCTGCGAGAAGACATTACCTGTCATTTCAATCTCACCCTTCCCTTCGAGCCCCGGAATATCGCTAAGAAATCCATCTCGCTCAAGTGCGCTCAGGTCTATCGCATAGTTTCCGAAAGCCGTTGCGCATCGTGGTTTTGGATTATCGGGCGTCGAGATGACGCCGAAGGGGATGTTGTCGACGGTGAACGGGGAGCCCTGCTCCACGCTCTTCAGCATGACTTGATGAGCGGCTGACATTGTGGGTTGGTATATGATAGAGTGATTGAGGAAgacaaaaagaagaggaaaaatTTATCAAATAAATGTCAAGTGGTTCTCTTATAGACTCCGTACCGAGAACGGGATTGTCAGCTTGGGTATCCGTGCATTGCATATTACTACCATGCAGATAGAGATGCACGGTTACACAATGACGGTGAGGATTGCATTGAGTTCACCAAGGTCAACCCTTCGATTGGTCAGGATACTAGCTTATGTGCGTCTCTTTATGTATATACAATGGAAATTATTTCAGAATAGCCAGTCGACGAACTTTCGCCCCGGGCTTTTATGTGCATGTGCGTCTTCCTCTGGCATAATCTCCCCGTCCACAAGACGGCCGGACCATAAATCAATATTGGCGGCACGTTCAAACTGTAGAATCATAGGTTAACAACTGTGCTTCAAGAATGGAAAAGCAACAAACCTTGGTACGGTGCCAGAGCTTCCAGCAAATCATAGGCACAATGAAGATAGGGATCCCAATATAAGATGCAACAAAATCAGACGTTGACCAGTTGCCCTTGAGGAAGACGGGAAACCCTGCAATCAATGTGATGACGGTAGACATGATAAAGCCAAACCATGCGGTATAAGGTTGAAATGGCGCCTTCCACGGGAGGCTTTCTCGACCGATACCCTGCTTCTTCATTGCAGCGTAGAAGCGGATGTAACAGAAACAAAGGGTTGCCCAGGCAATCAGACCGGCTACAGTGCTCAGGTTCAGAAGCCAGGTGAAGGCCTGCGCTGCACCGCCGGATCCAAGACTTAGATACGCCAGGGGGCCGAAAAGCCAAGCAGTAATAACAGCCACGTATGGCACTCCGTTCTTATCCACGCGTCCAAAGAGCTGAGGCAGCTGGTGGTCTGTGGTCATGGCAACGATCATGCGAGACCCGACCCAGCAGTAAGAATTGGCGGCGGACCAAGCGGCGACGAGGATGCATGCGTTCACAATAGAGGGCAGCGCGGTGATACCGGCATTCTTGATGGCAATCACGAATGGCGAGCTGTTCGCGTTGTCAGAGCCGGAAACAAGATTTGAATTCCGTGGGTCCACGATGATGCCGATGAGGAGGGCGCCGAGAATGTAGAAAAAGGCAATGCGATAAGTCACTCGGCGGGCAGCCTTTGGAATAGCACGGTGCGGGTCGACGGACTCGGAAGCTGTGATAACAACAGTCTCGACACCAATGAAGCTAAACGAGGCGTTGACGAAAGACGAAAGGAATCCGAGAAAGTGGCCTGTGGGACCAGTGATACCGTTGTAGTTTGTCCATGCCCCAGGATTGTTCCAAAACCGAAAGCCAATAGCCTCATGGTTTGGTCCCCCACCTGCAGTGATAACGATAGAGACAATCACAAGGCCAAGGAAGCAGAGAACCTTCACGGCACCTCCAACAACTTCACTATCACCATAGAATCGCACACTCATCAAATTGATAGCCAAAATTAGCACCAACCCAACAGTGATCACAACTGCAGGTGTAATGTCCGTCCAATAAGAAACAATGACAGCGGCTGCAGATGTCTCCGAAGCGATAGCGATTGTGTAACAGTATCCGTATGAAATAGCGAGTGAGAAGCCGACAGCCGGATCGACAAAGCGAGTAGCCCAGTGAGGGAAGGACCCGGCGGTTGGGAAAAGCGTTGCCAGCTCAGCAATGCTCTGCATCACACACCACAGAACCAGTCCGACGACAATGTATGCGAGCAGCAATCCAGCAGGGCCAGCCTTGGCATAGGCCGCCCCAGTGCCCACGAACAGACCGGTACCAATACCACTGCAGAAACCGATCATGGTGACCTGGTAGTTCCGCAGTCGGCGCTGCAATGCAGCACGGCCGCCGACATTGAGCGCCAGTTCCTCCTTGGGGTTTGCGTCATAGTCGACATAGTCTGCAGGAGTCGACTGGATGTGATCCTCAGGGAAGTCGGACTTGTTCATCTTTTCATGGTCATgaccgaggaagaagaattgAAAAGTGTCTGATGGGAAACAAGCTTTATTCTATCTTCCGAAATTTTAAAATCGCGCGAATCACAACATCGGGGCTCCATTCTTCGCACCACTGCTTTTTCTCCACAGCGTA from Aspergillus chevalieri M1 DNA, chromosome 1, nearly complete sequence includes the following:
- a CDS encoding anion exchange family protein (COG:P;~EggNog:ENOG410PFMV;~InterPro:IPR003020,IPR011531;~TransMembrane:11 (o56-74i81-101o107-125i132-151o194-216i228-248o288-305i326-346o401-422i429-448o475-508i);~go_component: GO:0016020 - membrane [Evidence IEA];~go_component: GO:0016021 - integral component of membrane [Evidence IEA];~go_function: GO:0005452 - inorganic anion exchanger activity [Evidence IEA];~go_process: GO:0006820 - anion transport [Evidence IEA]); this translates as MASGNSTYTYEGLTGWKRFRPLRPFRGMYHDIKRRLPYYRSDITDAFTYRTVASTVHMYCANILPAIAFTLDMYRRTGQFFGINEALFSSAMAALIFSVFGAQPLNIVGITGLISLFNYTIFNIVTRYEPVIYANFMCWTAIWAAIFHWIVAVCNLCDYMRYVTDFSSESFGMYIGIVYLSKGVGELVHEFSKVGLAAGFMSCMIAILYFLTVYALELLATSTVFRPTIRALLTDYAYVFATMFWVGFSHIPGNLKAADISRVPISRAFYPTQPRGWLIHFWELDVKWVFAAMPFGSLVMLLFYYDHNISSLTAQARRFPLKKPTGFHWDFFLLGITTFLAGITGVPMPNGQVPVHTNSLVNFRTELDIVSMAEGEREGEREGAEIRRHIMKPVSVVEQRVSHFFMGLGIIGTMTGPLLIVLHTMPAAVFAGVFFTVGWGSIGGNGILKKSVFLLLDHRFVARHEPLLKVRQRKIILWIACQLFGVTASLAISFTIAAIGFPVVIIALVPWRVWILPKWFSQEELQVLDCLTANNAAVLESMGGPPSFPGERPTRPEDMDTEQQQKRADGQQRFGTYHR
- a CDS encoding uncharacterized protein (COG:G;~EggNog:ENOG410PH6P;~InterPro:IPR015377,IPR036462,IPR036663,IPR011234, IPR005959;~PFAM:PF09298,PF01557;~go_function: GO:0003824 - catalytic activity [Evidence IEA];~go_function: GO:0004334 - fumarylacetoacetase activity [Evidence IEA];~go_process: GO:0009072 - aromatic amino acid family metabolic process [Evidence IEA]) → MSAAHQVMLKSVEQGSPFTVDNIPFGVISTPDNPKPRCATAFGNYAIDLSALERDGFLSDIPGLEGKGEIEMTGNVFSQPNLNAFAAMPKEIHLKVRTSLIRYFHGGLPPSYYIPLDTVTYHYPMDTSNFSDFFCSLEHVKNCAKVMNAPITPSFFSIPPVYNGRTSSLKITNTPIHRPRGVIQPSPSSPPTYAPTQALDFELEMGVFISKPLPSGEVLDIRNAREHIFGFVVLNDWSARDIQGFEMAPLGPFHSKGSGTSISPWIVTCEALDQVACPVKVRQEPGPLPHLEWKGEVGEATFDVRLEARILRNGKSYSVTSTNLNELYWTPYQQLTHLASAGEGLTTGDIFGTGTITSDRTNFKGEKDGIACLIERKVPENELYELKTDGIQFLQDWDEVVMGGWCVNSRTGVKFGFGECRGKILPPK
- a CDS encoding putative amino acid permease (COG:E;~EggNog:ENOG410PIBX;~InterPro:IPR004840,IPR004841;~PFAM:PF13520,PF00324;~TransMembrane:12 (i48-69o75-92i130-150o156-177i189-207o237-258i278-297o317-344i376-395o407-431i452-472o484-503i);~go_component: GO:0016020 - membrane [Evidence IEA];~go_component: GO:0016021 - integral component of membrane [Evidence IEA];~go_process: GO:0006865 - amino acid transport [Evidence IEA];~go_process: GO:0055085 - transmembrane transport [Evidence IEA]), encoding MNKSDFPEDHIQSTPADYVDYDANPKEELALNVGGRAALQRRLRNYQVTMIGFCSGIGTGLFVGTGAAYAKAGPAGLLLAYIVVGLVLWCVMQSIAELATLFPTAGSFPHWATRFVDPAVGFSLAISYGYCYTIAIASETSAAAVIVSYWTDITPAVVITVGLVLILAINLMSVRFYGDSEVVGGAVKVLCFLGLVIVSIVITAGGGPNHEAIGFRFWNNPGAWTNYNGITGPTGHFLGFLSSFVNASFSFIGVETVVITASESVDPHRAIPKAARRVTYRIAFFYILGALLIGIIVDPRNSNLVSGSDNANSSPFVIAIKNAGITALPSIVNACILVAAWSAANSYCWVGSRMIVAMTTDHQLPQLFGRVDKNGVPYVAVITAWLFGPLAYLSLGSGGAAQAFTWLLNLSTVAGLIAWATLCFCYIRFYAAMKKQGIGRESLPWKAPFQPYTAWFGFIMSTVITLIAGFPVFLKGNWSTSDFVASYIGIPIFIVPMICWKLWHRTKFERAANIDLWSGRLVDGEIMPEEDAHAHKSPGRKFVDWLF